Proteins encoded within one genomic window of Dyadobacter chenhuakuii:
- a CDS encoding glycine zipper family protein — MAFPRIGLWKPDAGNGFNYFGTVLGLIRDVNQPNIKMNKLPISIISAAIFMASCNSGTNKEAALLKEKQFAIDSMKHVMEKKAIVDSMNTVMANREAEKKAEEARVAEAKNTEAVATSTAAPAERRKKGWNHTAKGAVVGAGTGAITGALVNKKRGEGALVGTLIGAGVGAGTGALVDNSQKKKRRNNN, encoded by the coding sequence ATGGCGTTTCCCCGTATCGGGCTCTGGAAGCCGGATGCGGGGAATGGGTTTAATTACTTTGGCACGGTTTTAGGACTAATCCGTGATGTTAACCAACCTAACATCAAAATGAACAAGTTACCCATTTCGATCATCAGTGCGGCAATTTTCATGGCATCGTGCAACAGCGGCACTAATAAAGAGGCTGCTTTACTGAAAGAAAAACAGTTCGCGATCGATTCTATGAAGCATGTGATGGAGAAAAAAGCGATTGTGGATTCAATGAATACAGTGATGGCCAATCGCGAAGCAGAGAAAAAGGCTGAGGAAGCACGTGTTGCGGAAGCAAAAAATACCGAGGCTGTTGCGACAAGCACAGCAGCGCCAGCAGAACGACGTAAAAAAGGATGGAACCACACGGCAAAAGGAGCCGTAGTAGGGGCGGGAACGGGCGCAATTACAGGAGCACTTGTTAACAAAAAACGTGGTGAAGGTGCATTGGTAGGGACATTGATCGGTGCTGGTGTAGGAGCCGGAACCGGTGCATTGGTAGATAATTCACAAAAGAAGAAAAGAAGAAATAATAACTAA
- a CDS encoding DUF3037 domain-containing protein, giving the protein MKKYQYQIIRYLHDRVTGEFINVGVIVYAAEDQYLNCKVITKYGRITSFFPGANGKAILKSLRHFEKEIARAKLQFSGLFPTPEDLAEITRAILPNDDSSLTLTEVKKGIDLDFNKSLADLYRLLVTKWQSETDESATSDADVWKKKYKKYFDEYGITAKLTEYEVETKYDSFQFDKAWKNEIWHCYLPVSFDLQNVENIRSKVYKWSGKLAELATAEEKIDVTLLTSIPRKHRELNEFIQDKLSIDSDDIKVKLISERDAENFAKNLVSYMKTSNI; this is encoded by the coding sequence ATGAAAAAGTATCAATATCAAATCATCAGATATCTTCACGACCGTGTCACAGGCGAGTTCATCAACGTCGGTGTGATCGTCTATGCGGCTGAAGATCAATATCTAAATTGCAAGGTGATCACCAAATATGGTAGAATCACATCATTCTTCCCCGGCGCGAATGGGAAAGCAATTCTAAAATCCCTCCGCCACTTCGAAAAGGAAATAGCCCGAGCAAAACTGCAATTCTCAGGACTCTTTCCCACGCCAGAAGACTTAGCAGAAATTACAAGAGCAATCCTCCCAAACGACGACAGTTCGCTCACATTAACTGAGGTTAAAAAAGGCATCGACCTGGACTTCAACAAATCACTGGCAGACCTTTACAGATTGTTAGTGACCAAATGGCAAAGTGAAACTGACGAGTCAGCAACCAGCGACGCAGATGTTTGGAAAAAGAAATACAAAAAGTATTTCGACGAATATGGCATCACGGCTAAGCTAACTGAATACGAAGTCGAAACTAAGTACGACAGTTTTCAGTTTGACAAAGCCTGGAAGAATGAGATCTGGCATTGTTATCTGCCAGTTTCATTTGATTTGCAGAATGTTGAGAATATAAGGAGTAAAGTTTATAAATGGTCTGGGAAGCTAGCGGAATTGGCTACTGCTGAGGAGAAGATTGATGTTACTTTGCTTACCTCGATTCCAAGAAAACATAGAGAGTTGAATGAATTTATTCAGGATAAGTTATCCATTGACTCAGATGATATTAAAGTAAAGCTGATCTCAGAACGAGATGCTGAGAATTTTGCAAAGAATTTGGTAAGCTATATGAAAACCAGCAACATTTGA
- a CDS encoding M81 family metallopeptidase, protein MKHSPFLIFCFCLILTQINAQSNADKKLPRVAIAGLGIESSTFSPALTTEEAFKAKYGADIFTSYPFLAKDSANRGRADWVPALMGKSLPGGAVTREAYESLVKQTLALLKKGAPYDGLFFDIHGAMSVVGLDDPEGDFIVRIREVIGMKTVISTSMDLHGNVSWRLAQNTDLITCYRMAPHEDAMQSKKRAVDNLLSRLESGKGKPAFKAWIPVPILLPGEKTSTRIEPGKTLYSKVAPAAAQPGVIDAAIWIGYAWADEPRNHAVVMVTGDDKAVVSKTAEELAASFWKVRSEFEFVAPTGTLKEALDKAVKSQKHPFFISDSGDNPTAGGAGDVTWTLQEILARPEFKKDNGPALIYASIPGPDLVKAAIAAGVGNKVDGYAGAKVDSRLAPPLHLVGTVEAIEHGDHNAETEVVVKVGSVRIIVTAKRKPYHKEADFTRLGLNPRKADIVVVKIGYLEPELYNMRADWILALTPGGVDQNLETLGYKRIKRPMFPLDKDMKDPDLKAQFVPASGAK, encoded by the coding sequence ATGAAACATTCTCCTTTTCTGATTTTTTGTTTTTGTCTTATCCTCACCCAAATCAATGCGCAGAGCAATGCCGACAAAAAGCTTCCCCGCGTGGCCATTGCGGGACTGGGCATAGAGTCGAGCACGTTCTCCCCTGCCCTGACCACCGAGGAAGCTTTTAAAGCAAAATATGGCGCCGATATTTTTACTTCATACCCATTTCTCGCCAAAGACTCGGCCAACCGCGGCCGTGCCGACTGGGTTCCTGCTTTGATGGGAAAATCGCTTCCTGGCGGTGCGGTGACGCGTGAGGCCTATGAATCGCTTGTAAAGCAAACCTTGGCATTGCTAAAAAAAGGCGCTCCCTATGACGGACTTTTCTTCGACATTCACGGCGCTATGAGCGTGGTGGGACTGGATGATCCGGAAGGTGATTTCATTGTGCGGATCCGCGAAGTGATCGGCATGAAAACCGTTATCTCAACTTCCATGGACTTGCATGGCAATGTATCCTGGCGGCTGGCGCAAAATACAGACCTTATCACTTGCTACCGGATGGCCCCGCACGAAGATGCCATGCAATCCAAAAAACGCGCGGTTGACAATCTGCTCTCACGGCTTGAAAGCGGCAAAGGAAAACCTGCATTTAAGGCCTGGATCCCGGTTCCGATCCTTTTGCCGGGTGAAAAAACGAGTACCCGGATTGAGCCTGGTAAAACATTATATTCCAAAGTGGCTCCCGCTGCGGCCCAGCCTGGCGTGATCGATGCGGCGATATGGATTGGTTATGCCTGGGCAGACGAGCCTCGTAACCACGCTGTTGTGATGGTAACCGGCGATGATAAAGCTGTTGTATCCAAAACGGCGGAGGAACTGGCCGCCAGCTTCTGGAAAGTAAGGTCAGAATTCGAATTCGTTGCACCGACGGGCACATTAAAAGAAGCCCTGGACAAAGCTGTAAAAAGCCAGAAACACCCATTCTTTATCAGCGATTCGGGAGATAACCCGACGGCTGGCGGCGCAGGAGATGTAACCTGGACATTGCAGGAAATTTTGGCCCGTCCTGAGTTTAAAAAGGACAATGGCCCGGCACTCATTTACGCCTCCATTCCTGGTCCGGATCTCGTCAAAGCAGCCATAGCAGCCGGTGTGGGCAATAAAGTCGATGGCTATGCGGGTGCAAAAGTGGATTCCCGCCTGGCACCGCCGCTCCATCTTGTAGGCACTGTGGAGGCCATAGAGCACGGTGACCACAATGCAGAAACCGAGGTCGTTGTAAAGGTAGGAAGCGTGCGAATCATTGTAACCGCTAAACGCAAACCCTACCATAAGGAAGCGGATTTTACAAGATTAGGTCTGAACCCAAGGAAAGCGGACATTGTGGTGGTTAAAATCGGTTACCTCGAACCCGAGCTTTACAACATGCGCGCCGACTGGATATTGGCATTAACGCCCGGCGGAGTGGATCAAAATTTGGAAACGCTGGGCTACAAACGCATTAAAAGACCTATGTTTCCACTGGACAAGGATATGAAAGATCCTGATTTGAAAGCGCAGTTCGTGCCAGCTTCCGGCGCCAAATAA
- a CDS encoding spore photoproduct lyase family protein, with product MLHQKTIDDLLTIHEIYMEPDVPAYERGQEILAKYPDARRIEVDSHWKIPELFGFEGSVDDWLWNKKNVLILGTKKGLTCRANTRSSHWVAPSQSNGCTMSCSYCYVPRRKGYANPISIFVNIEQIMKYLRGHAGRQGIKTEPDAIDPEYWVYEIGENGDCSADAAICDNVKNLIDLYKDLPNAKLTFATKLVNREMLSYDPQRKTRIRFSLMPHQMSKLVDVRTTPISERIAVMNEFREAGYEVNVSFAPVIYYEGWFDDWYALFDEMNDVLDEATKAQLSTEIIFLTHNDRLHEVNMGWHPKAEEVLWKPDIQQVKYSQTGQKNVRYKNNIKREIVSELVNAVKEQLPYCQIRYAF from the coding sequence ATGCTTCATCAGAAAACCATTGACGACCTGCTTACAATCCATGAAATTTATATGGAACCGGACGTGCCTGCCTATGAACGCGGACAGGAGATTTTAGCCAAATATCCTGATGCAAGGCGCATTGAAGTGGATTCGCATTGGAAAATCCCGGAGCTTTTTGGCTTCGAAGGCTCAGTCGATGATTGGCTTTGGAACAAAAAGAATGTTCTGATCCTGGGGACGAAGAAAGGCCTGACCTGTCGGGCCAATACGCGCAGCTCGCATTGGGTGGCGCCTTCGCAGTCCAACGGCTGCACCATGTCGTGCTCCTATTGCTACGTGCCGCGGCGCAAGGGTTATGCCAATCCGATTTCAATTTTTGTTAACATTGAGCAGATCATGAAATATCTCCGCGGTCACGCAGGGCGACAAGGAATCAAAACCGAGCCGGACGCCATTGACCCGGAATATTGGGTGTATGAAATCGGGGAAAACGGCGATTGCTCTGCCGATGCGGCCATTTGTGACAATGTCAAAAACCTGATAGATCTGTACAAAGATCTTCCTAATGCCAAGCTTACATTCGCTACGAAACTTGTAAACCGGGAAATGCTCAGTTATGATCCGCAGCGCAAAACCCGCATCCGTTTCAGCCTGATGCCGCACCAGATGTCCAAGCTAGTCGACGTCCGCACGACGCCCATCAGCGAGCGTATTGCAGTCATGAATGAGTTTCGCGAGGCTGGTTATGAGGTAAATGTGAGTTTTGCACCCGTCATTTACTACGAAGGCTGGTTCGACGACTGGTATGCGCTCTTTGACGAAATGAACGACGTCCTGGACGAAGCCACCAAAGCGCAGCTCTCGACCGAGATCATTTTCCTGACCCACAACGACCGGCTCCACGAAGTGAACATGGGCTGGCATCCCAAAGCCGAAGAAGTGCTTTGGAAGCCAGACATTCAGCAAGTCAAATACAGCCAGACCGGCCAGAAGAATGTTCGTTACAAAAACAACATTAAGCGCGAGATCGTAAGTGAGCTGGTGAATGCAGTGAAAGAACAGTTACCGTATTGCCAGATCCGTTACGCATTCTAG
- a CDS encoding HipA family kinase, with product MPKITDENYQVKTVHATEWHNVFASGTTEPMLIWAMDAESGNRNSYVIKPFGHPRIYPQAVMKECLGAWIVLELQLNAFEPVYVEVSTDFVETLRGNKYHQRFIESVGVNFGTRYVPGTTQIIGKNCLTNIQSSQAENVTSFDLFISNGDRRLEKPNLVLADNNLFVFDHELAFDFLMMLSFTRNPRPWELGDWELKMLRNHFLYAKLKGTQIDITDFVERFTQLDDHFWTKADELLPANWRSDDLTTIKNHLALIVENRTIFAQQLAQAILA from the coding sequence ATGCCAAAAATCACAGACGAAAACTATCAGGTTAAAACTGTCCACGCCACTGAGTGGCACAACGTTTTTGCAAGTGGGACGACGGAACCAATGCTGATTTGGGCAATGGACGCCGAAAGCGGAAACCGCAACAGCTACGTAATCAAACCATTCGGTCATCCCAGAATTTACCCGCAGGCTGTCATGAAAGAGTGCCTTGGCGCGTGGATTGTCCTAGAACTCCAACTGAATGCATTCGAACCGGTGTACGTTGAAGTGAGTACGGATTTTGTGGAAACGCTTCGCGGAAATAAATACCATCAACGATTTATTGAGAGCGTCGGCGTCAACTTCGGCACACGATATGTTCCTGGTACAACCCAAATCATTGGTAAAAACTGCCTTACAAACATTCAATCATCACAAGCAGAAAACGTTACATCTTTCGATTTGTTTATTTCAAATGGCGACCGAAGATTGGAAAAGCCAAACCTCGTATTGGCCGATAACAATCTATTTGTCTTCGATCATGAGCTTGCATTTGACTTTCTGATGATGTTATCCTTTACCCGAAATCCTAGACCTTGGGAGTTGGGAGATTGGGAACTGAAAATGCTGCGAAACCACTTTCTTTATGCGAAACTGAAAGGAACACAAATTGATATCACAGATTTCGTAGAACGCTTCACGCAGCTGGACGATCATTTTTGGACAAAAGCCGATGAGCTGCTGCCTGCAAACTGGCGTTCGGACGACCTGACAACAATCAAAAACCATCTTGCATTGATAGTTGAGAATAGAACTATCTTTGCGCAACAACTGGCACAGGCAATTTTAGCATGA
- a CDS encoding helix-turn-helix domain-containing protein, producing the protein MSKLTISEQIRVLRKSKGLSQEALAENAGINLRTLQRIETGNAIPRGETLRLLARALDVSVQELSVFVDESPFVMDEDPGFLKLMNLSALTMWFIPFGNILVPLVFWILKRNKINGVAELGKRIINTQIIWSVFTFGSAALIILSLFFGDIFIDPFFMMPVMLLFYVANTIYIIVTTKKITGVGRQEFARV; encoded by the coding sequence ATGAGCAAACTAACCATATCTGAACAAATCCGTGTTTTGCGGAAGAGCAAGGGGCTTTCACAGGAGGCTTTGGCGGAAAATGCAGGCATTAACCTGCGAACTCTGCAACGCATTGAAACAGGAAACGCTATTCCGCGTGGCGAAACATTGCGGTTGCTGGCACGGGCACTGGATGTGTCTGTACAGGAACTTTCAGTTTTCGTTGACGAGTCGCCGTTTGTCATGGACGAAGATCCCGGCTTTTTGAAATTGATGAACCTTTCGGCACTGACAATGTGGTTTATTCCTTTTGGGAATATCCTGGTGCCACTTGTGTTTTGGATTTTAAAGAGAAATAAAATCAATGGTGTCGCTGAACTTGGCAAACGCATTATAAACACGCAGATCATCTGGTCCGTCTTCACTTTTGGTAGTGCAGCACTAATTATCCTCTCGCTATTTTTCGGCGATATTTTTATCGATCCCTTTTTCATGATGCCGGTAATGCTGCTGTTTTATGTGGCCAACACCATTTACATCATTGTTACCACCAAGAAAATTACAGGAGTCGGGCGGCAGGAGTTTGCGCGGGTTTAG
- a CDS encoding Gfo/Idh/MocA family protein → MSVHTNRRDFVKMAGLGALGFTILPSLYGKAAASDRLRIAHIGVGGMGNNHMKWFADLPEVEIVALCDVDELHLGETKTKLEAMKPGIKVDTYGDFRRILDRKDIDAITVATPDHWHAQIATLAFQAGKDVYGEKPLSYCQREGKMMLKHMEKNNRIFQMGNQIHAGDNFHRVVEIIKSGAIGNVHTVRLWKQSTTKELGSPTVQPVPKTLNWDMWLGPAPFTEYIPEKCHFTYRYFLDYSGGEFADFWCHIADVVYSAIQPKGLKKINARGQAYTGIADAPKTLDVDYEFDGLKIFWTTLPPNIPGAAEQGIGAFFDGDKGTLMCDYNTRKININGETMTDIATVPITNPRSPGHQQNFVDAVKARTQPESNLAYARDLTIPMHLGLISYRLKRELTWNADKEKFVGDKEANKLLSRKPRKEWDLV, encoded by the coding sequence ATGAGTGTGCATACCAACAGGAGAGATTTTGTTAAAATGGCCGGGCTCGGCGCGCTTGGCTTCACGATTTTGCCATCTCTTTATGGCAAAGCTGCCGCCAGCGACCGGCTGCGTATTGCACACATTGGCGTGGGTGGAATGGGAAATAATCACATGAAATGGTTTGCCGATCTGCCGGAAGTCGAAATTGTGGCGCTTTGCGATGTGGATGAGCTGCATCTGGGTGAAACAAAAACAAAGCTGGAAGCCATGAAGCCTGGCATTAAAGTGGATACTTATGGCGATTTCCGGAGGATACTTGATCGCAAAGACATTGACGCCATCACCGTCGCCACACCGGATCACTGGCATGCGCAGATTGCTACGCTGGCATTTCAGGCCGGGAAGGATGTGTATGGCGAGAAACCGCTCTCTTACTGTCAGCGCGAAGGCAAAATGATGCTGAAACACATGGAAAAGAACAATCGCATTTTCCAGATGGGCAACCAGATCCATGCAGGCGATAACTTTCACAGGGTGGTTGAAATCATCAAATCGGGAGCCATCGGGAATGTGCACACGGTGCGCTTATGGAAGCAGTCGACCACCAAAGAGCTGGGCTCGCCCACTGTTCAGCCCGTGCCAAAAACGCTGAATTGGGATATGTGGCTCGGGCCGGCGCCATTTACGGAATACATACCGGAAAAATGTCATTTTACATATCGCTATTTTCTGGATTACTCGGGAGGGGAATTTGCCGATTTCTGGTGCCACATTGCGGATGTCGTGTATTCCGCCATTCAGCCAAAAGGTTTGAAAAAAATTAATGCAAGAGGGCAAGCCTACACCGGCATTGCCGATGCGCCAAAGACATTAGATGTCGATTATGAATTTGACGGATTGAAAATTTTCTGGACCACATTGCCTCCCAACATTCCCGGTGCGGCAGAGCAGGGGATAGGGGCATTTTTTGATGGGGATAAAGGAACGCTCATGTGCGATTACAACACCCGGAAGATCAACATTAACGGCGAAACAATGACCGATATAGCCACCGTTCCCATCACAAACCCAAGGTCACCGGGTCACCAGCAAAACTTCGTCGACGCAGTTAAAGCCAGAACACAACCCGAATCCAACCTCGCTTACGCCCGCGATCTCACCATCCCCATGCACCTGGGCCTCATTTCCTACCGCCTTAAAAGAGAACTAACCTGGAATGCCGACAAAGAAAAGTTCGTAGGAGACAAAGAAGCAAACAAGCTACTCTCCCGCAAGCCGAGGAAGGAGTGGGATTTGGTGTAG
- a CDS encoding dihydrofolate reductase family protein: MRRIIINEHLSLDGVIQGPGGPHEDTSGGFELGGWSANYADEVTRESLFAVLNADYDLLLGRVTFDIWEPYWPKQEGPIAEKFNGIKKYVATKTLSETSWEGTVLLDGDTVEQIKELKASDGPDLHMWGSADFIQTLFQNGLVDQMNVWIYPVVLGKGKRLFAGGTLPSGLKMTKHAVSSTGVVCASFDFNGEVPVGNAADD, from the coding sequence ATGAGAAGGATCATCATCAATGAACATTTGAGTTTGGACGGGGTTATTCAGGGGCCTGGTGGGCCGCATGAAGATACGTCGGGTGGTTTTGAGCTGGGTGGCTGGTCTGCGAATTATGCGGATGAGGTTACCAGGGAGTCGCTTTTTGCTGTGCTGAATGCGGACTACGATCTGCTTTTGGGGCGGGTTACATTCGATATCTGGGAACCGTATTGGCCGAAGCAGGAAGGGCCGATTGCGGAGAAATTTAATGGGATTAAAAAATATGTTGCTACCAAAACGCTTTCGGAAACGAGTTGGGAGGGCACTGTTTTGCTTGATGGTGACACGGTTGAGCAGATCAAGGAGCTGAAAGCCAGTGACGGGCCTGATTTGCACATGTGGGGTAGCGCTGATTTTATTCAGACACTGTTTCAAAATGGCCTTGTCGACCAGATGAATGTCTGGATTTATCCGGTGGTGCTGGGTAAAGGGAAGAGGCTTTTTGCCGGAGGAACATTACCGAGCGGCCTCAAAATGACCAAGCACGCGGTGTCTTCCACGGGTGTGGTCTGCGCCTCGTTTGACTTCAATGGTGAAGTGCCGGTCGGTAATGCTGCGGACGATTGA
- a CDS encoding ABC transporter permease: protein MLNLDVLRNHLRNSWRYLLKDKQFTLLNLLGLSTGLACALLISLWVRSELNFDKFHENDDQLYEVMIHEKAGNRIATSNATGDQMGETLLRDLPEVETAVTTTPASWFQTFSLTADSNTISAGGNFVSSDYFHAFSVPLIQGRASEVVNNKNSIAISQTLAVKLFRKPVLAMGKIMEWKWQAFSGKCMVTGVFADFPANSSQQHDFLLSMDAWNQIVPKGDKRTSSGPFDNFVVLKKGTDIDHINQKLAGLTKTTFNDSTSTLFLRKYSDAYLFGNYKNGVQTGGKITYVRLFSCIAIIILLVACINFMNLSTAKASMRMKEVGVKKALGARRGTLVLQFLSESMVMSFLALSIAIFITWALLPQFSHMTGKALSLHFDAGTILIMCGAAVGTGLLAGSYPAFHLSRFNPSLTLKGGLASSWGEVLVRKGLVVFQFSISIVFIVSVMVVYRQINYVQEKSPGYDKDNVVYFEMNGRVAEQAESFLAQLKSVPGVINASSIQQKMILPAMLPGNGAGVRWEGKNADDKIRFFRMPVNYDLIETMNIQIAEGRSFSKRYGNEASNIILNEAAVKAMELRDPIGKMVMISGQKMQVVGVAKNFHFNSLHEAVRPFILYISPAETMLVMARITAGNQKQTLQNIQAFHKSFNPGYAFNYQFLDYDFQHQYASEQLVAQLAKYFAALAIIISCLGLYGLAAFTANRRRREIGVRKVLGATAGNVVTMLTKDFMILMIIAITIAFPLGWWLTNQWLQNFAYHIHINAGIFIITTLLMLIITLTTIGFQSLKAARMNPTDALKVQ from the coding sequence ATGCTAAACCTCGACGTCCTTCGCAATCATTTAAGAAATTCCTGGCGCTATCTGTTGAAGGATAAGCAATTTACTTTGCTCAATCTGCTTGGGCTGTCCACGGGTCTGGCCTGCGCATTACTCATTTCTCTATGGGTCAGAAGCGAGCTGAATTTTGACAAGTTTCATGAGAACGACGATCAACTTTATGAGGTGATGATCCATGAAAAAGCAGGAAACCGCATTGCTACTTCCAACGCAACCGGTGATCAGATGGGCGAAACACTTTTGAGGGACCTACCGGAAGTGGAAACGGCCGTGACGACAACGCCCGCTTCGTGGTTTCAAACATTCAGTTTAACGGCGGACAGCAACACCATCAGCGCGGGAGGAAACTTTGTAAGCAGTGACTATTTCCATGCATTTTCCGTCCCGCTCATACAGGGACGGGCGAGTGAGGTGGTTAATAATAAAAACTCCATTGCAATCTCTCAAACACTGGCTGTTAAGCTGTTTCGGAAACCCGTACTGGCCATGGGGAAAATTATGGAATGGAAATGGCAGGCATTTTCAGGTAAATGCATGGTGACCGGCGTCTTCGCCGATTTCCCCGCAAACTCATCCCAGCAGCACGATTTCCTGCTATCCATGGATGCCTGGAACCAGATTGTGCCCAAAGGCGACAAACGCACAAGCAGCGGTCCGTTTGATAATTTTGTTGTGCTAAAAAAGGGCACGGACATAGATCATATCAATCAAAAGCTGGCTGGCCTGACAAAAACCACCTTCAACGATTCAACTTCCACATTATTCCTCCGCAAATATTCCGACGCATATCTCTTTGGTAACTATAAGAATGGCGTACAAACGGGCGGAAAGATCACCTATGTCAGACTTTTTTCATGCATAGCCATCATTATCCTGCTCGTTGCGTGCATTAATTTTATGAATCTTTCGACGGCCAAAGCTTCTATGCGCATGAAGGAAGTGGGTGTTAAGAAAGCGCTGGGCGCAAGGCGTGGCACATTGGTCTTGCAGTTCCTCAGCGAGTCAATGGTTATGAGCTTCCTTGCATTATCTATTGCGATTTTCATCACCTGGGCGCTTCTGCCGCAATTCAGTCACATGACCGGCAAGGCACTTTCCCTGCATTTTGATGCAGGGACCATCCTGATCATGTGCGGCGCAGCAGTCGGAACCGGATTATTGGCAGGCAGTTATCCAGCGTTTCATTTGTCCCGTTTTAATCCTTCTCTTACGTTGAAAGGTGGGTTAGCAAGCTCATGGGGAGAGGTTTTGGTGCGGAAAGGATTGGTTGTTTTTCAGTTCAGCATATCCATTGTTTTCATCGTTTCTGTAATGGTCGTTTACCGGCAAATCAATTATGTTCAGGAGAAAAGTCCCGGTTACGATAAGGATAATGTTGTTTATTTTGAAATGAATGGTCGTGTTGCGGAACAAGCGGAATCGTTCCTTGCGCAATTGAAATCAGTTCCTGGGGTGATTAATGCTTCCAGCATCCAGCAAAAGATGATACTGCCTGCCATGCTGCCGGGCAATGGCGCAGGCGTTCGTTGGGAAGGGAAAAATGCTGACGACAAGATCCGGTTCTTCCGCATGCCTGTCAACTACGACCTGATCGAAACAATGAACATTCAAATAGCGGAAGGACGCAGTTTCTCAAAACGCTATGGTAATGAAGCATCCAACATCATTCTGAATGAGGCAGCTGTAAAGGCCATGGAACTTCGCGACCCGATCGGTAAAATGGTGATGATAAGCGGGCAGAAAATGCAGGTTGTGGGAGTAGCCAAGAACTTCCATTTCAACTCCTTACACGAAGCGGTCCGGCCATTTATCCTCTACATTTCCCCGGCGGAAACAATGCTGGTAATGGCCAGGATCACCGCTGGGAATCAAAAACAAACATTACAAAATATCCAGGCATTTCATAAAAGTTTCAATCCCGGCTACGCCTTTAACTACCAGTTCCTGGACTACGATTTTCAGCACCAGTACGCGTCGGAGCAACTTGTAGCACAACTGGCCAAATATTTCGCTGCCTTGGCAATCATCATTTCTTGCCTCGGCTTATACGGCCTCGCAGCATTCACGGCCAATCGCCGACGACGGGAAATCGGCGTCCGGAAAGTGCTCGGCGCAACCGCTGGCAATGTTGTGACGATGTTAACTAAGGACTTTATGATCCTGATGATCATAGCCATAACCATTGCATTCCCGCTGGGCTGGTGGCTGACTAACCAATGGCTGCAAAACTTCGCATATCACATCCATATCAACGCAGGCATCTTCATTATCACAACCCTTTTAATGCTTATAATCACCCTAACCACCATCGGCTTCCAATCCCTAAAAGCCGCACGGATGAATCCGACGGATGCGTTGAAAGTGCAGTAA